The following proteins are encoded in a genomic region of Arachis stenosperma cultivar V10309 chromosome 4, arast.V10309.gnm1.PFL2, whole genome shotgun sequence:
- the LOC130974058 gene encoding probable sugar phosphate/phosphate translocator At3g11320 isoform X1, which translates to MKAIPWPTIGVVISWYSSNIGVLLLNKYLLSNYGFKYPVFLTMCHMMMCSLLSFIAISIMQVVPLQNIQSRRQFAKICFLSLVFCFSVVCGNISLNYIPVSFNQAIGATTPFFTAVFAYFMTSKREAWVTYCTLLPVVGGVIIATGGERSFHLFGFLICVSSTAARAFKSVLQSILLSSEGEKLNSMNLLLYMAPIAMLVLFPATLLMEKNVIGTTVDLARNDIRIVWYLLFSSSLAYFVNLTNFLVTKHTSALTLQVLGNAKGAVAVVVSILIFKNPISVIGMMGYALTVTGVILYSETKKRYS; encoded by the exons ATGAAGGCAATTCCGTGGCCAACCATAGGGGTGGTGATTTCTTGGTACAGTTCCAACATTGGTGTTCTCCTTCTGAACAAGTACTTGCTAAGCAACTATGGTTTCAAGTACCCTGTTTTCCTCACCATGTGTCACATGATGATGTGTTCTCTTCTCAGCTTCATTGCCATTTCAATAATGCAAGTTGTCCCTTTGCAGAACATACAATCAAGGAGACAGTTTGCCAAGATTTGTTTCCTTAGCCTTGTTTTCTGCTTCTCTGTCGTCTGTGGAAACATATCGCTTAACTACATTCCAGTGTCCTTTAACCAGGCCATCGGCGCCACCACGCCGTTCTTCACTGCCGTTTTCGCCTATTTCATGACCAGCAAAAGAGAGGCTTGGGTTACATATTGTACCCTGTTGCCTGTTGTTGGAGGAGTCATCATAGCTACTGGG GGTGAACGAAGTTTCCATCTGTTTGGGTTTTTGATTTGTGTTTCATCAACTGCTGCCAGAGCATTCAAATCGGTGCTTCAATCTATtttattgtcctcagaggg GGAAAAGTTGAATTCTATGAATCTTCTACTTTACATGGCACCTATAGCAATGTTGGTGTTGTTTCCAGCAACATTACTGATGGAGAAAAATGTGATTGGGACCACAGTGGATCTTGCAAGAAATGATATCAGAATTGTATGGTATCTGCTGTTCAGTTCCTCTCTTGCATATTTTGTGAACTTGACCAATTTTTTGGTCACAAAACATACAAGTGCACTCACCCTTCAG GTTCTAGGAAATGCAAAGGGGGCAGTTGCAGTGGTTGTCTCAATTCTGATATTCAAGAATCCAATTTCAGTTATAGGAATGATGGGCTATGCACTCACAGTCACGGGAGTCATTCTGTACAGTGAAACCAAGAAGAGGTATAgctga
- the LOC130974058 gene encoding probable sugar phosphate/phosphate translocator At5g05820 isoform X2 codes for MTSKREAWVTYCTLLPVVGGVIIATGGERSFHLFGFLICVSSTAARAFKSVLQSILLSSEGEKLNSMNLLLYMAPIAMLVLFPATLLMEKNVIGTTVDLARNDIRIVWYLLFSSSLAYFVNLTNFLVTKHTSALTLQVLGNAKGAVAVVVSILIFKNPISVIGMMGYALTVTGVILYSETKKRYS; via the exons ATGACCAGCAAAAGAGAGGCTTGGGTTACATATTGTACCCTGTTGCCTGTTGTTGGAGGAGTCATCATAGCTACTGGG GGTGAACGAAGTTTCCATCTGTTTGGGTTTTTGATTTGTGTTTCATCAACTGCTGCCAGAGCATTCAAATCGGTGCTTCAATCTATtttattgtcctcagaggg GGAAAAGTTGAATTCTATGAATCTTCTACTTTACATGGCACCTATAGCAATGTTGGTGTTGTTTCCAGCAACATTACTGATGGAGAAAAATGTGATTGGGACCACAGTGGATCTTGCAAGAAATGATATCAGAATTGTATGGTATCTGCTGTTCAGTTCCTCTCTTGCATATTTTGTGAACTTGACCAATTTTTTGGTCACAAAACATACAAGTGCACTCACCCTTCAG GTTCTAGGAAATGCAAAGGGGGCAGTTGCAGTGGTTGTCTCAATTCTGATATTCAAGAATCCAATTTCAGTTATAGGAATGATGGGCTATGCACTCACAGTCACGGGAGTCATTCTGTACAGTGAAACCAAGAAGAGGTATAgctga